The Chanos chanos chromosome 16, fChaCha1.1, whole genome shotgun sequence genome has a window encoding:
- the polr3h gene encoding DNA-directed RNA polymerase III subunit RPC8, producing the protein MFVLVEMVDTVRIPPWNFDRQLNDAIVEELNKKLANKVVYNVGLCICLYDITKMEDSYIFPGDGASHTKVHFRYVVFHPFLDEILVGRIKHCSPEGVHVTLGFFDDIIIPPESLQQPAKFDEAEQVWVWEYETDEGAHDLYMDQGEEIRFRVADELFVDTSPSGPSTATESTSTASTEDTTQKQETPYTLVGSISEPGLGLLSWWNS; encoded by the exons ATGTTCGTGTTGGTGGAGATGGTGGACACTGTGCGAATTCCTCCATGGAACTTCGACCGGCAGCTGAATGACGCGATAGTAGAAGAGCTTAACAAGAAACTAGCCAACAAG GTTGTTTACAATGTTGgtttgtgcatttgtctgtATGACATCACTAAAATGGAAGACTCCTACATCTTCCCGGGTGATGGAGCGTCACACACCAAAG TGCATTTCAGGTATGTGGTTTTCCACCCCTTCCTGGACGAGATTCTGGTGGGGAGGATTAAACACTGCAGTCCAGAGGGGGTTCACG TTACTCTGGGATTctttgatgacatcatcataccTCCCGAGTCCCTGCAGCAGCCGGCTAAATT TGACGAGGCAGAGCAGGTGTGGGTGTGGGAGTATGAGACGGATGAAGGGGCACACGACCTGTACATGGATCAGGGCGAGGAGATCCGTTTTCGGGTGGCCGATGAGCTGTTTGTCGACACATCGCCCAGTGGGCCCAGCACTGCCACTGAGTCCACCAGCACGGCCAGTACAGAGGACACCACACAGAAACAAGAGACCCCATACACACTGGtg GGGTCTATCAGTGAACCAGGCCTGGGTCTCCTCTCCTGGTGGAACAGTTAA